In Sporosarcina psychrophila, a genomic segment contains:
- a CDS encoding PIN/TRAM domain-containing protein, whose product MLKKVVQVSFLLIGGTLGVLFLPHLFKLFSFTTSPWINNPYVSAILGAILLFLISLFLTEPIVNFIKWMEERLLKAPVFDLIFGTIGLVVGLSVAFLVSFGVSSIQIPIITSVLPILLSIILGYLGFQVGFKKREEIIHTVQSTKSGGLKKKEVEDTSTQTKGKLYKILDTSVIIDGRIADISATGFLEGVLVVPQFVLTELQHIADSSDTLKRTKGRRGLDVLKRMQTDDGPNILITDEDFAGVPEVDMKLVHLAKKMGGLVVTNDFNLNKVADLHGVSVLNINDLANAVKPVVIPGEDMHVVIVKDGKEHNQGVAYLDDGTMIVVEDGKFHVGNAIDVVVTSVLQTSAGRMIFAKLKNGKISKVN is encoded by the coding sequence ATGTTGAAAAAGGTAGTTCAAGTTTCATTTTTGCTTATCGGTGGAACACTGGGTGTATTATTTTTACCGCATTTATTTAAATTATTTTCTTTTACTACGAGCCCATGGATTAATAATCCATACGTGTCTGCAATCCTAGGAGCAATATTGCTCTTTTTAATCAGCCTTTTCCTAACAGAACCAATTGTTAATTTCATTAAATGGATGGAAGAAAGGTTATTGAAAGCACCGGTTTTTGATCTGATATTCGGTACAATCGGTCTTGTTGTCGGTTTGAGTGTCGCGTTCCTAGTCAGTTTTGGAGTGAGCAGTATCCAGATACCGATTATAACGTCTGTCCTTCCAATCCTGTTGTCGATTATTCTTGGCTATTTAGGTTTTCAAGTCGGGTTTAAGAAACGGGAGGAAATAATTCACACGGTGCAATCTACAAAAAGCGGTGGACTCAAAAAGAAAGAAGTGGAGGATACATCTACTCAGACTAAAGGTAAGCTTTACAAGATATTGGACACAAGTGTTATTATAGATGGTCGGATTGCTGATATTTCGGCAACCGGTTTTCTTGAAGGAGTGCTTGTTGTACCGCAGTTTGTGTTGACTGAATTACAACATATTGCGGATTCCTCAGACACGTTGAAACGGACGAAAGGCAGACGCGGGCTGGACGTTCTGAAGCGTATGCAAACTGATGATGGTCCGAATATCTTAATCACAGATGAAGATTTTGCTGGCGTTCCTGAAGTCGATATGAAGCTCGTCCATCTAGCGAAAAAGATGGGTGGACTCGTTGTGACAAATGATTTTAATTTGAATAAAGTAGCGGATTTACACGGTGTCTCCGTGCTAAACATCAATGACCTTGCAAATGCGGTGAAGCCGGTTGTTATTCCTGGTGAGGATATGCATGTTGTTATTGTTAAAGATGGTAAAGAACATAACCAAGGCGTCGCTTATTTGGATGATGGCACAATGATTGTTGTTGAAGATGGGAAATTCCACGTTGGCAATGCAATCGACGTTGTCGTAACAAGTGTATTGCAGACATCGGCAGGACGAATGATATTTGCGAAACTTAAAAACGGTAAGATTTCAAAGGTGAATTAA
- a CDS encoding ATP-dependent Clp protease ATP-binding subunit encodes MMFNRFTQRAQKVLQLAQEEAIRMKHESIGTEHILLGLIREGGGIAAKALEAIGVNFETIVQGVEKLVGAGTKDVGPIVHYTPRAKKVIELSVDESRKLGHSYIGTEHILLALIREGEGVAARVLNNAGVSLNKARQQVLQLLGSNDSSATGQGVSNSAATPTLDSLARDLTEVAREGLLDPVIGRSKEITRVIEVLARRTKNNPVLIGEPGVGKTAIAEGLAQQVINNEVPEILRDKRVMTLDMGTVVAGTKYRGEFEDRMKKVMEEIRQAGNIILFIDELHTLIGAGGAEGAIDASNILKPSLARGELQCIGATTLDEYRKYIEKDAALERRFQPIQVDEPTVDETIQILHGLRDRYEAHHRVKITDESIEAAAKMSDRYISDRFLPDKAIDLIDEAGSKVRLRSYTTPPNLKELELKLEAIRSEKNAAVQSQEFEKAASFRDKEQKMKEELETTKTDWKEKQGQKESEVTVEDIAEVVAMWTGIPVSKIAETESAKLLNMEEMLHERVIGQSEAVTAISRAIRRARAGLKDPKRPIGSFIFLGPTGIGKTELARALAEVMFGDEDAMIRVDMSEYMEKHSTSRLVGSPPGYVGYEEGGQLTEKVRRKPYSVVLLDEIEKAHPDVFNILLQVLEDGRLTDSKGRLVDFRNTVLIMTSNVGAQELRKNRYVGFNLGDAGRDYEGMKSAMLEELKKAFRPEFLNRVDEMIVFHALEKEHLRKIVSLMSNELTKRLGEQEIELELTDEAKTKIVDVGYDPEYGARPLRRAIQKHIEDRLSEELLKGTVLVGSKVLVDVVDGEFVVKTGIDAEQPKVAKKEEVLEK; translated from the coding sequence ATGATGTTTAATCGATTTACACAGCGTGCACAGAAAGTATTGCAACTTGCCCAAGAAGAGGCAATCCGGATGAAACACGAGTCCATTGGAACAGAACATATTTTACTTGGACTTATTCGTGAAGGCGGAGGTATTGCTGCAAAAGCGCTTGAAGCGATAGGTGTCAACTTTGAAACAATCGTACAAGGTGTAGAAAAACTTGTAGGTGCTGGAACAAAGGATGTCGGTCCAATCGTTCATTACACACCTAGAGCAAAAAAAGTTATTGAATTATCGGTGGATGAGTCACGTAAGTTGGGTCATTCTTATATCGGAACAGAACACATCTTGCTAGCACTTATCCGTGAAGGGGAAGGGGTTGCAGCGCGTGTCTTGAATAACGCTGGCGTTAGTCTGAATAAAGCGCGTCAACAAGTACTTCAGTTGCTGGGAAGTAATGATAGCTCGGCTACAGGTCAAGGCGTTTCGAATTCTGCTGCAACGCCGACATTGGATAGCTTGGCACGTGATTTAACGGAAGTGGCACGTGAAGGCTTGCTCGATCCGGTTATCGGACGTAGCAAGGAAATTACACGTGTTATTGAAGTATTAGCACGCCGAACGAAAAACAACCCAGTACTTATCGGAGAACCAGGTGTTGGTAAGACTGCAATTGCTGAAGGACTCGCACAGCAAGTCATTAATAACGAAGTGCCGGAAATTCTCCGTGACAAACGTGTTATGACACTCGATATGGGAACAGTCGTCGCGGGTACGAAATACCGTGGTGAATTCGAAGATCGCATGAAAAAAGTAATGGAAGAGATTCGCCAAGCGGGCAATATCATCCTATTCATCGACGAACTGCATACGCTGATTGGGGCAGGAGGAGCTGAAGGTGCAATCGACGCATCTAATATCCTGAAGCCTTCGCTGGCACGCGGTGAATTGCAATGTATCGGTGCAACGACGCTTGACGAATACCGTAAATATATTGAAAAAGACGCTGCGCTTGAACGACGCTTCCAACCGATCCAAGTCGACGAGCCAACTGTCGATGAAACAATCCAAATTCTCCATGGCTTGCGTGACCGTTACGAAGCGCATCACCGTGTGAAAATTACAGATGAATCAATCGAAGCGGCTGCTAAAATGTCGGATCGTTATATTTCTGACAGATTCCTTCCGGATAAAGCGATTGACTTAATCGACGAAGCGGGTTCAAAAGTACGCCTTCGTTCATACACGACACCGCCTAACTTGAAAGAGCTGGAATTGAAATTAGAAGCAATTCGTTCTGAAAAGAATGCAGCTGTCCAAAGCCAAGAATTCGAAAAAGCGGCATCGTTCCGCGACAAAGAACAAAAGATGAAAGAAGAACTTGAAACAACGAAAACAGATTGGAAAGAAAAGCAGGGTCAAAAAGAATCCGAAGTGACAGTTGAAGATATCGCAGAAGTTGTAGCGATGTGGACTGGAATACCGGTATCTAAAATAGCTGAAACGGAATCTGCAAAACTGCTCAACATGGAAGAAATGCTACACGAACGTGTCATTGGCCAAAGTGAGGCAGTAACTGCTATTTCCCGGGCAATACGACGTGCACGTGCAGGTTTGAAAGATCCGAAACGTCCGATTGGCTCGTTCATTTTCCTTGGACCAACAGGTATCGGGAAAACGGAATTGGCAAGAGCGCTTGCGGAAGTCATGTTTGGCGATGAAGATGCAATGATTCGTGTTGACATGTCCGAGTACATGGAGAAACATTCGACATCGCGTCTAGTCGGTTCACCACCAGGGTATGTCGGCTATGAAGAAGGCGGACAGTTAACAGAAAAAGTTCGTCGCAAACCTTATTCGGTAGTCTTGTTAGATGAAATCGAGAAAGCTCATCCGGATGTCTTTAACATTCTCCTTCAAGTACTGGAAGATGGCAGATTGACGGATTCAAAAGGACGCTTAGTAGATTTCCGAAACACAGTTCTTATCATGACTTCCAATGTAGGAGCACAAGAATTGCGGAAAAATCGTTATGTCGGATTTAATCTGGGAGATGCGGGACGCGATTACGAAGGCATGAAATCAGCGATGCTTGAAGAGTTGAAGAAAGCGTTCCGTCCCGAGTTCTTAAACCGTGTGGATGAAATGATTGTCTTCCATGCACTTGAAAAAGAACATTTGCGTAAAATCGTCTCGCTTATGTCGAATGAATTGACGAAACGTCTAGGCGAACAAGAGATTGAACTAGAGTTGACAGATGAAGCGAAAACCAAAATCGTTGATGTTGGTTATGATCCGGAATATGGTGCTCGGCCACTACGCCGCGCTATCCAGAAACACATTGAAGACCGTTTGTCTGAAGAACTTCTAAAAGGAACAGTACTGGTAGGTAGTAAAGTACTTGTCGATGTGGTTGATGGAGAGTTTGTCGTCAAGACAGGAATCGACGCTGAACAACCGAAAGTTGCGAAAAAAGAAGAAGTACTCGAAAAATAA
- a CDS encoding protein arginine kinase: protein MSIEKFMRDAVTPWMTAYGEHSDIVMSTRIRLARNLTGYRFPIAFTEEEAMAVDRAVTGVLLDTMQSGYSYTKMSDLPALERQVLVEKHLISPQLAIPDRHGAVLLSEDETISVMVNEEDHIRIQCIYPGLQLEDAYKQADQVDDYLEKELPYAFDEDFGYLTSCPSNTGTGMRASVMMHLPALTMTKQIDRIIPAISRLGIIVRGSYGEGSEAPGNVYQVSNQTTLGKTEQEILADLGNIASRLIGHERKSRELLLSKSRIALENRLFRSLGTISYARLLPSGEAARCLSDVRLGIDLGIIQDVDMSILNELMIFMQAGFLQQYASTELSQEERDIFRAKLFRERLNVEKSSPPTEINTEE, encoded by the coding sequence ATGTCGATTGAAAAATTCATGCGTGATGCGGTAACCCCTTGGATGACTGCTTACGGAGAGCACTCAGACATCGTTATGTCGACGCGAATTCGACTTGCACGCAACTTGACGGGCTATCGTTTTCCTATCGCGTTCACTGAAGAAGAAGCGATGGCGGTAGACAGAGCGGTTACGGGTGTTTTGCTTGATACCATGCAAAGTGGCTATTCCTATACTAAGATGTCCGATCTACCTGCATTGGAACGCCAAGTACTTGTTGAAAAACATCTGATCAGTCCGCAACTCGCAATTCCTGACAGGCATGGCGCAGTTCTTCTATCAGAAGACGAGACCATAAGTGTCATGGTGAATGAGGAGGACCATATCCGCATTCAATGCATCTATCCTGGGTTACAGCTTGAGGATGCCTATAAACAGGCTGATCAGGTTGACGATTACCTTGAAAAAGAACTGCCGTATGCTTTTGATGAAGACTTTGGTTATTTGACAAGCTGTCCATCGAATACGGGAACCGGCATGCGCGCATCTGTGATGATGCATTTACCGGCACTTACAATGACGAAGCAGATTGATCGTATTATCCCGGCTATCTCACGGCTTGGAATCATTGTCCGAGGGAGTTATGGCGAAGGAAGTGAAGCACCTGGTAATGTCTATCAAGTATCAAATCAGACGACGCTTGGTAAAACGGAGCAAGAGATTCTCGCGGATCTTGGAAACATTGCATCTCGGTTAATTGGGCATGAACGGAAATCGCGGGAATTGTTACTTTCAAAGTCGCGAATTGCGCTTGAGAACAGGCTATTCCGTTCATTGGGTACAATTAGTTATGCGCGACTATTACCGTCAGGCGAGGCAGCACGATGCCTTTCGGACGTCAGACTCGGTATCGATCTTGGCATCATCCAGGACGTTGACATGTCGATTTTGAACGAACTGATGATATTCATGCAGGCAGGTTTCCTACAACAATATGCAAGCACGGAGTTATCACAAGAAGAACGGGATATATTCAGAGCGAAACTGTTTCGAGAACGACTCAATGTAGAGAAATCCTCTCCTCCGACTGAGATTAATACGGAAGAGTGA
- the radA gene encoding DNA repair protein RadA, translating into MAKRKSKFMCKSCGYESAKWMGRCPGCGEWNTMEEEVEVAVQKGPRGAFQHTEGVRQKALPISSIEMIEEPRIGTDLEEFNRVLGGGIVPGSLILIGGDPGIGKSTLLLQVSSLLANKGQRVLYISGEESIRQTKLRAERLGVKSDELYIYAETDLGLIHETIADVKPTFVVVDSIQTVHHPEVASAPGSVSQVRECTAQLMRIAKTQNIAIFLVGHVTKDGQIAGPRLLEHMVDTVLYFEGERHHTYRILRSVKNRFGSTNEIAIFEMLQSGLKEVLNPSELFLRERSQGGAGSTVVASMEGTRPILVEIQALVTPSSFNYPKRMATGLDQNRVSLLMAVLEKRMGMLLQAQDAYIKVAGGVKLDEPAIDLAVLMSIVSSYRDLAAGLSDCFIGEVGLTGEVRRVSRIEQRVTEAAKLGFERAIIPASNIGGWEYPKGIRVIGVETVSDALKIAFKD; encoded by the coding sequence ATGGCAAAAAGAAAATCGAAGTTTATGTGTAAATCATGTGGTTATGAATCGGCGAAGTGGATGGGGCGGTGCCCAGGTTGCGGAGAATGGAATACGATGGAAGAGGAAGTTGAAGTAGCCGTTCAAAAAGGGCCACGTGGTGCATTTCAGCATACAGAGGGCGTCCGTCAAAAGGCGCTGCCTATCAGCTCAATCGAGATGATAGAAGAACCAAGAATTGGCACGGACTTGGAGGAGTTCAACCGCGTTTTGGGTGGCGGAATTGTCCCCGGTTCACTTATTTTAATCGGTGGAGATCCGGGTATAGGAAAGTCGACACTCCTTCTTCAAGTATCTTCACTGTTGGCGAACAAAGGGCAACGTGTTCTTTATATTTCAGGTGAGGAATCAATTCGACAGACAAAACTACGTGCAGAACGACTTGGCGTAAAATCAGATGAACTTTATATTTATGCAGAAACTGATTTGGGATTAATTCACGAAACGATAGCGGATGTGAAACCGACGTTTGTCGTTGTGGACTCCATCCAGACCGTACATCATCCCGAAGTAGCATCAGCACCAGGAAGTGTATCTCAAGTGCGTGAATGTACAGCTCAGCTGATGCGCATTGCTAAAACGCAAAATATTGCTATTTTCCTTGTTGGCCACGTAACGAAAGACGGGCAGATTGCAGGACCGCGGTTACTTGAGCATATGGTGGATACAGTTCTTTATTTTGAAGGGGAGCGGCATCATACTTACCGAATTTTACGCAGTGTGAAAAACCGTTTTGGCTCTACGAATGAAATTGCGATATTTGAAATGTTGCAGTCCGGTTTGAAAGAAGTACTGAATCCGTCCGAGCTATTCCTTCGAGAAAGATCCCAGGGGGGAGCGGGTTCAACGGTTGTTGCATCTATGGAAGGAACCCGGCCGATTCTCGTTGAAATTCAAGCACTTGTCACACCATCTAGTTTTAACTATCCAAAACGTATGGCTACTGGGCTCGATCAAAACCGAGTGTCATTGTTAATGGCTGTACTTGAGAAACGTATGGGGATGCTGTTGCAGGCTCAGGATGCCTATATTAAAGTGGCAGGCGGCGTGAAGTTGGATGAGCCGGCAATCGACTTGGCTGTGCTAATGAGCATCGTTTCCAGTTATCGTGACTTGGCGGCTGGTTTGTCTGACTGCTTTATCGGTGAAGTCGGGCTGACGGGTGAAGTACGACGAGTATCGAGAATTGAACAACGTGTGACCGAAGCCGCAAAACTCGGGTTCGAGCGTGCGATTATTCCCGCTTCAAATATTGGCGGTTGGGAATATCCGAAAGGCATTCGCGTAATAGGCGTAGAAACAGTCAGTGATGCACTGAAAATTGCTTTTAAAGATTGA